From one Brachypodium distachyon strain Bd21 chromosome 4, Brachypodium_distachyon_v3.0, whole genome shotgun sequence genomic stretch:
- the LOC100821636 gene encoding acetolactate synthase small subunit 2, chloroplastic produces the protein MAAAAALASRLAGGVGTGSLRHRHHQPPPPTVAVSASPRAGSVAVAAAAAASPSTGGVTPVPPRPRGSIVKRHTLSVFVGDESGMINRIAGVFARRGYNIESLAVGLNKDKALFTIVVSGTEKILKQVVEQLNKLVNVIQVDDLSKEPQVERELMLIKLNVESDRRLEVMGLVDIFRAKVVDLSERTLTIEVTGDPGKMVAVQRNLSKFGIKEIARTGKIALRREKIGQTAPFWRFSAASYPDLEVVPSKSTLSNAMNTISSNFEEASQGDVYPVESYESISMNQILDAHWGDMTDGDHTGFCSHTLSILVNDVPGVLNVVTGVFSRRGYNIQSLAVGPAEKLGISRITTVVPGNDESIAKLVHQLYKLIDVHEVQDLTHLPFAARELMIIKVAVNTTARRAILDIADIFRAKTVDVSDHTVTLQLTGDLDKMVALQRMLEPYGICEIARTGRVALSRESGVDSKYLRGFSLPL, from the exons atggccgccgccgccgcgctcgcttcccgcctcgccggcggggTTGGCACTGGATCCCTCCGCCATCGCCAccaccagccgccgcctcctacTGTGGCCGTATCCGCGAGTCCGAGGGCGGGCTCCGTGgccgtagccgccgccgccgccgcttctcccTCCACCGGTGGCGTCACGCCGGTTCCACCCCGCCCCAGGGGATC GATTGTAAAGCGCCACACACTATCAGTCTTTGTTGGGGATGAGAGTGGGATGATCAATCGAATCGCCGGGGTTTTCGCTAGAAGAGGATACAACATCGAGTCATTGGCTGTTGGGCTGAACAAGGACAAGGCGTTGTTCACGATTGTTGTGTCCGGAACAGAGAAAATACTCAAACAAGTCGTCGAGCAGCTCAACAAACTTGTTAATGTTATACAG GTTGACGATTTATCAAAGGAACCACAGGTTGAAAGAGAGTTAATGCTTATAAAACTAAATGTGGAGTCAGATAGGCGACTCGAG GTGATGGGTTTGGTTGACATTTTCAGAGCTAAAGTGGTTGATCTTTCAGAGCGTACACTAACTATTGAG GTAACTGGAGATCCTGGAAAAATGGTGGCTGTACAGAGGAACCTCAGCAAATTTGGGATCAAAGAAATTGCCAGAACTGGCAAG ATAGCTTTGCGGCGTGAGAAAATTGGACAAACTGCTCCTTTTTGGAGGTTCTCTGCAgcatcatatcctgatcttgAAGTAGTGCCTTCAAAATCTACACTAAGCAATGCAATGAACACAATCAGTAGTAATTTTGAAGAAGCTTCACAG GGTGACGTTTATCCAGTGGAATCTTATGAAAGCATCTCGATGAATCAAATTCTTGATGCTCATTGGGGTGACATGACTGACGGCGAT cATACCGGGTTTTGTTCACATACGTTGTCGATCCTTGTGAATGATGTCCCTGGAGTTCTCAACGTTGTAACAGGTGTCTTTTCCAGAAGAGGTTACAATATTCAG AGTCTTGCTGTTGGCCCAGCTGAAAAACTAGGCATTTCTCGCATCACCACTGTTGTTCCTGGAAATGATGAATCTATTGCCAAGCTAGTACATCAACTTTACAAGCTCATTGACGTTCATGAG GTCCAAGATCTTACGCATTTACCGTTTGCTGCTAGAGAGTTAATGATCATAAAGGTTGCTGTGAACACTACAGCTCGCAGGGCTATCCTGGATATTGCTGATATTTTCAGGGCCAAAACAGTTGATGTATCAGATCACACAGTAACTCTTCAG CTTACTGGCGACCTTGATAAAATGGTCGCACTGCAAAGGATGCTTGAGCCCTACGGCATCTGCGAG ATTGCAAGGACTGGCAGGGTTGCGCTGAGCCGTGAGTCAGGAGTCGATTCCAAATACCTCCGTGGGTTTTCCCTTCCTCTGTAG